One Eubacteriales bacterium mix99 genomic window carries:
- a CDS encoding helix-turn-helix transcriptional regulator encodes MEIVSQRLRALRESVGLSQNKLAGMIGVRQSSINRYENGQSVPSIQTFRWYADYFDVSMDYIFGRTDKPQGKLYNYEPQLIRDKAENNQELRQFVLERHGHEKKAVSNLQATA; translated from the coding sequence ATGGAAATTGTGAGCCAAAGACTACGTGCGCTACGTGAAAGCGTGGGGCTTTCTCAGAATAAACTTGCCGGTATGATCGGAGTTCGCCAGTCCAGCATTAACCGTTATGAAAACGGACAGTCGGTTCCCTCCATTCAAACTTTTCGCTGGTATGCGGATTACTTTGATGTGTCAATGGATTACATCTTTGGACGGACGGACAAGCCGCAAGGCAAGCTTTATAATTACGAACCGCAACTCATACGCGATAAGGCCGAAAATAATCAGGAACTGCGACAGTTCGTTTTGGAGAGGCATGGTCACGAGAAAAAAGCTGTGTCGAATTTGCAAGCGACTGCCTGA
- a CDS encoding GNAT family N-acetyltransferase: MTNADILRIAMEQHAIDANCSPNDFTKTENVVVISKPNEKARRYLNLPFFCDLITYGSNIVASVDERVYDFVKLYIDTKYPHGCFEMPQIHHLTNEFVKYGFLPYYQAEYWLPDVDVVKALSCKYEMRLLERHDFADLYLPEWSNALSSTRPHLDMLGVGAYDGDRLIGLSGCSADCETMWQIGIDVLPEYRRQGVAAALTSQLAVEVFKREKVPFYCCAWSNLGSVRNAIKSGFRPAWVEHTAIEKEKALEWNANKHFSKLITNNTDFWSAIDKLVSES, from the coding sequence ATGACAAACGCTGATATATTGCGCATTGCGATGGAACAGCATGCGATAGATGCAAACTGTTCGCCCAATGATTTTACAAAAACGGAAAATGTCGTTGTTATCTCTAAGCCAAATGAAAAAGCACGAAGATACTTGAACTTGCCGTTTTTCTGTGACCTTATTACATACGGTTCAAATATCGTCGCTTCCGTTGACGAGCGAGTTTATGACTTTGTGAAGCTATATATAGATACGAAGTATCCACATGGCTGCTTTGAGATGCCACAGATACACCATCTGACAAACGAATTTGTCAAATACGGTTTTTTACCGTATTACCAAGCAGAATACTGGTTGCCGGATGTTGACGTGGTAAAAGCACTTTCGTGCAAATATGAAATGCGGCTATTAGAACGACATGATTTTGCCGATTTGTATCTGCCGGAGTGGAGCAACGCACTGTCCTCAACGCGGCCGCATTTAGATATGCTTGGCGTCGGCGCGTATGATGGCGATAGATTAATCGGTCTTTCCGGCTGCTCCGCTGATTGTGAAACCATGTGGCAAATTGGAATTGATGTTTTGCCGGAGTATCGCCGGCAGGGTGTTGCCGCAGCTTTGACTTCCCAATTGGCAGTTGAAGTGTTTAAAAGAGAAAAGGTTCCGTTTTACTGCTGTGCGTGGTCAAATCTCGGCTCCGTGCGAAACGCTATCAAAAGCGGATTTCGTCCGGCATGGGTAGAGCATACAGCCATTGAAAAAGAAAAGGCATTAGAATGGAATGCGAATAAGCATTTTTCTAAATTGATAACGAATAACACCGATTTTTGGTCTGCCATAGATAAACTTGTATCTGAATCCTAA
- a CDS encoding GNAT family N-acetyltransferase, producing MRIAMVELPDEITAITLEIMHALPAWFSPPGDIDRKAIIHRDYPFFAAYNGDEPVGFIALKIHNPYTAEVFNMGILEAYHRQGVGSKLMQVVERYCKDNGYLYLTVKTLDEYVRRGRIGFAKISSFSGKP from the coding sequence ATGAGAATTGCAATGGTCGAACTGCCGGATGAAATAACGGCAATCACGCTAGAAATAATGCACGCGCTTCCCGCTTGGTTCAGTCCCCCCGGGGACATAGACCGCAAAGCCATTATACATAGAGACTACCCTTTCTTTGCGGCATACAACGGAGACGAGCCTGTTGGATTCATAGCGTTGAAAATACACAATCCTTACACAGCAGAAGTTTTCAATATGGGTATTTTGGAAGCATATCATCGGCAGGGTGTTGGAAGCAAATTGATGCAAGTCGTCGAACGGTACTGCAAGGATAACGGCTATCTGTATTTGACGGTGAAAACACTTGATGAGTACGTTAGGCGAGGGAGAATTGGATTTGCAAAAATATCTTCATTTAGCGGAAAACCATAA
- a CDS encoding sulfite exporter TauE/SafE family protein has protein sequence MKKRFYQLKIILMGILTGLCNGLFGAGGGMIVVPSMVHFLDVDEHDAHATAIAVILPLAVISAFIYFRNGYLDFGKALPVAAGGILGGFTGAYLLHRVSSYWLQKIFALFMIVAAVRMIF, from the coding sequence TTGAAAAAGAGATTCTATCAGCTGAAAATTATTTTGATGGGCATCCTGACCGGGTTATGCAATGGTCTGTTTGGTGCCGGCGGGGGAATGATTGTTGTACCATCCATGGTGCATTTCCTGGATGTGGATGAACATGATGCCCATGCGACGGCCATAGCTGTGATCCTGCCTCTGGCTGTCATCAGCGCCTTCATCTATTTCCGGAACGGATATCTGGATTTTGGGAAAGCACTGCCGGTTGCCGCCGGAGGAATTCTGGGTGGATTTACGGGCGCATATCTCCTTCACCGTGTATCCTCCTATTGGCTGCAAAAGATATTCGCGCTGTTTATGATTGTAGCCGCCGTAAGGATGATTTTCTGA
- a CDS encoding sulfite exporter TauE/SafE family protein, protein MLLFAIGLVSGVVSGMGIGGGTVLIPAMIFLAGVSQHSAQGINLTVFIPTALVAICVHSKNKHIRFRLALPLMLAGAFGAVLGSILASSMPSRLLGKLFGGFLLGMGLYELFRKKKS, encoded by the coding sequence CTGCTTTTGTTTGCAATCGGATTGGTGTCCGGCGTAGTCAGCGGAATGGGGATTGGAGGAGGAACCGTTCTGATTCCGGCGATGATATTTCTGGCAGGCGTGTCCCAGCACAGTGCTCAGGGGATTAACCTTACTGTCTTTATCCCCACGGCATTGGTTGCGATTTGTGTACACAGCAAGAACAAACATATACGATTCCGACTGGCTCTCCCTCTGATGCTGGCAGGGGCGTTCGGTGCCGTTCTGGGTTCCATTCTGGCTTCTTCCATGCCTTCTCGGCTTCTTGGAAAATTGTTCGGGGGATTTTTGCTGGGAATGGGCTTATACGAACTATTCCGAAAAAAGAAGAGTTAA
- the rsxC gene encoding electron transport complex subunit RsxC, with translation MGNKILPFAGGIHPPHSKHSTEGKKVEVCKAPDIVRIPLKQHVGAPCDPLVKPGDRVKWGQKIGQPQGYVSAAVHSSVSGTVQSIEEAEQPDGSRVETVVIQNDGKDIPDHSIKPGTLESLSAEELRSIVMEAGIVGMGGAAFPTHVKLSPPPERKIDTVILNGSESEPFLTCDNRLMLEHPEDILYGCKVIMKILGVSSAFIAIEDIMPEAIRILSSKAEGEKGIQVIGPGAKYPQGAEKQLIYAITGRQVPSGGLPMDVGTVVHNVGTAAAIAHAVRTGEPLTQRIVTVSGGAVREPKNLLVRIGTSFRDVIDCCGGWKEKPVKVLSGGPLMGVAQHTLDVPVTKGTSGILLFTEKEAAMPEVSNCIRCGRCASVCPIRLMPLLISANSLKGNYEEAEKLHALDCIECGSCSFICPATRPLLQSILVAKKEILAGRKKRDASVSDDLSEGRTDRNKSNRA, from the coding sequence TTGGGGAACAAAATACTGCCGTTTGCTGGGGGAATCCATCCGCCGCACAGCAAGCACAGCACGGAGGGAAAGAAAGTTGAGGTCTGCAAAGCCCCCGATATTGTAAGGATTCCTCTGAAGCAGCATGTTGGTGCACCCTGCGATCCATTGGTAAAGCCGGGTGACAGGGTGAAATGGGGGCAGAAAATCGGCCAGCCGCAGGGCTATGTCAGTGCTGCCGTTCATTCCAGCGTTTCCGGAACGGTTCAGTCCATCGAAGAAGCGGAGCAGCCGGACGGCAGCCGTGTGGAAACGGTTGTGATTCAAAATGATGGGAAGGATATACCGGACCATTCCATCAAGCCAGGTACATTGGAGAGCCTGAGCGCAGAAGAATTGAGAAGTATTGTTATGGAGGCCGGCATTGTAGGAATGGGCGGGGCTGCATTTCCCACTCATGTCAAGCTGTCTCCGCCTCCTGAGAGGAAGATCGACACCGTCATTTTAAACGGGTCGGAGAGCGAGCCTTTTCTGACCTGTGATAACCGGCTTATGCTGGAGCATCCGGAGGATATCCTTTATGGATGTAAGGTTATTATGAAGATCCTTGGGGTATCCAGCGCTTTTATTGCCATTGAGGACATTATGCCGGAAGCCATCCGGATCCTGTCATCCAAGGCGGAAGGAGAAAAGGGCATACAGGTCATCGGCCCTGGGGCGAAATACCCCCAGGGTGCGGAAAAGCAGCTGATCTATGCAATCACCGGACGTCAGGTTCCTTCCGGTGGCCTGCCGATGGATGTTGGTACCGTGGTCCACAACGTGGGTACAGCAGCTGCCATTGCCCATGCGGTACGGACAGGAGAGCCGCTTACCCAAAGGATTGTAACGGTATCCGGAGGGGCGGTTCGGGAGCCAAAGAATCTGCTGGTTCGCATCGGCACTTCCTTCCGGGATGTCATCGATTGCTGTGGAGGATGGAAGGAAAAGCCCGTAAAGGTTCTTTCCGGAGGCCCTTTGATGGGGGTCGCTCAGCATACGCTGGATGTTCCTGTGACCAAGGGGACTTCCGGGATTCTGTTGTTTACGGAAAAGGAAGCCGCCATGCCGGAGGTGTCCAACTGCATCCGATGCGGGAGGTGTGCATCGGTTTGCCCGATCCGTCTGATGCCCCTTTTGATCAGTGCAAATTCGCTGAAAGGCAATTATGAAGAGGCGGAAAAGCTTCATGCCCTGGATTGCATCGAATGCGGAAGCTGCTCCTTTATTTGTCCGGCGACAAGACCGCTTCTGCAATCCATTCTGGTGGCAAAGAAGGAAATTCTGGCCGGCCGGAAAAAACGCGATGCATCGGTTTCCGATGATTTGTCCGAAGGGCGGACGGACAGGAATAAAAGCAACAGGGCATAA
- a CDS encoding RnfABCDGE type electron transport complex subunit D encodes MDYFTVSPAPHIRTQESTSRIMLDVVIALIPAGIASIYFNGIGVLWTILISVATAVLTEYLIQKFMKKPITISDFSAVVTGVLMAYNLPPGAPWWLAAIGSFLAIALVKQLFGGLGHNFMNPALAARAILLAAWPVRMTTWVLPDAVTSATSSATPLAMMEGTWASASELPGFLDVFLGNIGGSIGETSSVALLIGAVYLLVRKVISWRIPVTYITTTFILTALLGGHGLYGAFYQVFLGGLILGAFYMATDYSSSPITPKGQIIMGVGCGILTAVIRIYGGYPEGVSYSILLMNVVTPLIDKYTMPKIFGEGKAHV; translated from the coding sequence ATGGATTATTTTACGGTTTCTCCCGCTCCCCATATCCGAACGCAGGAATCCACTTCCAGAATTATGCTGGATGTTGTCATTGCATTGATCCCTGCCGGGATTGCTTCCATATATTTTAACGGGATTGGAGTGCTTTGGACCATACTGATCAGCGTAGCCACTGCTGTGCTGACAGAATATCTTATTCAGAAATTTATGAAAAAGCCAATCACCATCAGCGATTTCAGCGCGGTGGTCACCGGGGTGCTGATGGCCTATAACCTTCCGCCCGGTGCACCCTGGTGGTTGGCGGCTATCGGCTCCTTTCTTGCGATTGCGCTGGTCAAACAGTTGTTTGGTGGACTGGGACATAACTTCATGAATCCGGCGCTGGCTGCCCGCGCGATTCTGCTTGCTGCATGGCCGGTACGAATGACGACATGGGTACTGCCGGATGCCGTTACGTCTGCTACCAGTTCCGCCACACCCCTGGCAATGATGGAAGGGACGTGGGCTTCTGCATCAGAGCTTCCCGGCTTTCTGGACGTATTTCTCGGGAATATCGGAGGGTCCATCGGTGAAACATCCTCTGTTGCTCTGTTGATCGGAGCGGTGTATCTTCTTGTGCGGAAGGTCATCAGCTGGCGGATTCCTGTAACGTATATCACCACGACATTTATTCTGACCGCTTTGCTGGGAGGGCATGGCCTGTACGGCGCATTTTATCAGGTTTTTCTCGGAGGCCTGATACTGGGAGCCTTTTATATGGCGACGGATTATTCCAGCTCTCCGATCACCCCAAAAGGTCAGATCATTATGGGAGTTGGCTGCGGTATCCTGACTGCCGTCATCCGGATTTACGGAGGTTATCCGGAAGGAGTCAGCTATTCCATTCTGTTGATGAATGTTGTTACGCCATTGATTGATAAATATACCATGCCAAAAATATTCGGGGAGGGAAAAGCTCATGTCTGA
- a CDS encoding RnfABCDGE type electron transport complex subunit G: MSETVRIGFKLFLITAIATLALAWTHMITGEPIRAQVEKTATESRQAVLPEAGEFQPMKVSSGKYPSILEAYKGLDGSRTVGYTFKLTGKGYGGELEIIAGIRTDGKLEGIRILQNSETPGLGAESQKPEFYEQFSGKSASKPLEDEDISAITGATVTTNAITNTVNTAIKYFDKELGGGKP, from the coding sequence ATGTCTGAGACGGTTCGGATTGGATTTAAACTTTTCTTGATTACCGCAATTGCAACACTTGCCCTGGCATGGACGCATATGATTACCGGCGAGCCGATCCGGGCGCAGGTGGAAAAAACGGCAACAGAGTCCAGACAGGCCGTATTGCCGGAAGCCGGGGAATTTCAGCCGATGAAGGTATCATCCGGTAAATATCCGTCTATATTGGAAGCTTACAAGGGCCTGGACGGAAGCAGGACCGTGGGCTATACGTTCAAGCTGACCGGGAAGGGCTATGGCGGAGAACTGGAAATCATTGCAGGAATCCGTACGGACGGCAAACTGGAAGGGATCCGTATCCTTCAGAATTCCGAAACTCCCGGACTGGGAGCAGAGTCCCAGAAGCCGGAGTTCTATGAACAATTCAGTGGGAAGTCTGCTTCCAAGCCATTGGAGGATGAGGACATTTCTGCAATCACAGGGGCTACGGTAACAACCAATGCCATTACCAATACGGTGAACACTGCCATTAAATATTTCGATAAGGAACTGGGAGGTGGGAAACCGTGA
- a CDS encoding electron transport complex subunit E has translation MKIKDILYNGVIKENPTFRLVLGMCPTLALTTSAINGVGMGLAVVFVLAFSNLFISLLRNFISDKIRIPAFVVIIAAFVTIVEMLMHAFVPEIYDAMGLYLPLIVVNCIILARAEAFAFKNPPLQSFADGIGMGLGFTLSLTLLGCIRELIGAGSIFGIPLLPAAYEPAIIMILPPGAFFTLGLLLGLFNKVSERKKKKQPVTE, from the coding sequence GTGAAAATCAAAGATATTCTGTATAACGGGGTGATAAAGGAAAATCCGACCTTTCGACTTGTGCTGGGGATGTGTCCGACCCTTGCCCTGACAACTTCTGCGATCAACGGCGTCGGAATGGGTCTGGCGGTTGTATTTGTCCTGGCATTTTCCAACCTGTTTATTTCCCTGCTCCGAAACTTTATTTCCGATAAGATACGTATTCCGGCATTTGTTGTCATCATAGCAGCATTCGTTACCATTGTTGAAATGCTGATGCATGCCTTTGTACCGGAAATATATGATGCAATGGGGCTGTATCTTCCATTGATCGTCGTCAATTGCATTATTCTTGCCCGGGCAGAAGCTTTTGCCTTCAAGAACCCGCCGCTCCAGTCCTTTGCGGATGGAATCGGCATGGGCCTTGGCTTTACCCTCTCGCTGACCCTTCTGGGATGTATCCGGGAGCTGATCGGTGCGGGGTCCATATTTGGGATCCCATTGCTGCCGGCAGCGTATGAGCCGGCTATTATCATGATTCTGCCGCCCGGCGCGTTTTTTACACTGGGACTTTTGCTTGGCCTCTTCAATAAAGTAAGCGAAAGAAAAAAGAAGAAACAGCCGGTAACCGAATAA
- the rsxA gene encoding electron transport complex subunit RsxA, which yields MSKFLGICPFLGVSKRVPTAVGMGMAVTFVIALSSLFTYLVHYFILVPLHMEYMQTLAFILVIAALVQFVEMVLRKSSPSLYQALGVYLPLITTNCAVLGVAIMNIEEHYDLFQSLVNGIGGALGFTLSIVLFAGIRERLELSDIPKPFRGFPIAMITAGLMSVAFLGFQGLIR from the coding sequence ATGTCAAAGTTCCTGGGCATCTGCCCATTTCTTGGCGTGTCCAAAAGAGTGCCAACTGCAGTGGGAATGGGCATGGCGGTGACGTTTGTCATTGCGCTGTCCTCCCTGTTCACCTATCTGGTGCATTATTTTATTCTGGTACCTCTTCATATGGAGTATATGCAGACCCTTGCCTTTATTTTGGTTATTGCGGCATTGGTGCAGTTCGTGGAAATGGTGCTGAGAAAGTCCAGTCCGTCCCTGTATCAGGCGCTGGGCGTTTATCTTCCCCTGATTACCACAAACTGCGCGGTATTGGGTGTGGCCATCATGAACATTGAGGAACACTATGACCTGTTTCAGTCCCTGGTGAATGGGATCGGCGGAGCTCTGGGATTTACCCTGTCCATTGTTCTTTTTGCGGGAATCCGGGAGAGACTGGAGTTGTCGGATATTCCAAAGCCGTTTCGCGGCTTTCCGATTGCCATGATCACCGCTGGCCTGATGTCCGTGGCTTTTCTGGGATTTCAGGGACTAATAAGATAA
- a CDS encoding RnfABCDGE type electron transport complex subunit B translates to MWEQLLLPVLSLGALSFVFGAGLDLASKKFSVPQDENVDRIREVLPGANCRGCGQAGCDAFAEAVAAGKAPVNGCPVGGASVAEKVAAIMGVKAETAEQKIARVLCQGDCDQTSRQFEYKGIEDCIAASMTADGQRGCKYGCLGFGTCQRVCPFDAIHVNEKGLAVVDRDQCTACGKCVAACPRNIIELIPASSAVQVACHSRDSGREVRANCKVGCIGCRICEKVCPSDAIVFENNLAKIDYRKCTECMKCAEKCPTGAIAVTPVLVH, encoded by the coding sequence ATGTGGGAACAATTATTGCTCCCGGTACTGAGTCTGGGTGCCCTGAGTTTTGTTTTCGGAGCGGGACTGGACCTGGCCTCCAAAAAATTTTCCGTGCCGCAGGATGAAAATGTGGACCGGATTCGTGAGGTACTGCCCGGAGCAAACTGCAGAGGATGCGGACAGGCAGGCTGTGACGCTTTTGCGGAGGCAGTGGCGGCCGGAAAGGCACCGGTAAACGGCTGCCCGGTAGGCGGCGCATCCGTTGCGGAAAAAGTTGCAGCAATTATGGGTGTGAAGGCGGAGACAGCAGAGCAGAAGATCGCCCGGGTTTTATGCCAGGGCGACTGCGATCAGACATCCCGCCAATTTGAATACAAAGGGATTGAGGACTGTATAGCGGCAAGTATGACAGCTGACGGACAAAGAGGCTGCAAATATGGATGCCTGGGGTTCGGTACCTGTCAGCGGGTTTGTCCCTTTGATGCCATTCATGTGAATGAAAAGGGGCTTGCAGTGGTTGACCGGGATCAATGTACCGCCTGCGGGAAATGTGTCGCTGCATGTCCCAGGAATATCATAGAGCTGATCCCTGCCTCCAGCGCCGTGCAGGTGGCGTGCCATTCCAGGGACAGCGGCAGGGAGGTTCGGGCAAACTGCAAAGTCGGTTGCATAGGATGCCGGATCTGTGAAAAGGTCTGTCCTTCGGATGCCATCGTTTTTGAGAATAATCTGGCAAAAATTGATTATCGGAAATGCACCGAGTGCATGAAGTGTGCGGAGAAATGCCCGACCGGGGCAATCGCTGTCACACCTGTACTGGTTCATTGA
- a CDS encoding site-specific DNA-methyltransferase — MPLHITEKHIPEISGKESCGESSGYFYKSDSASTLPCLRKDWKGKFQMIYLDPPFFTKQDFSFDQRIGREGWNGNRKYLISLPAYSDQWENRESFLEMLRQVLICSQELLKPEGSIFLHLDYRFSSYARILMDEIFGEKNMLNEIIWAYHSGGRARKHFSRKHDTILFYRKSDRHYFDREAVGRPRGTEKRNNMKRQTDEDGRVFWSVHSNGKKYCYYEDSLVYPSDVWDDISHLQQKDPERTGYATQKPEALLERMIRSTTRPGDWVGDFFAGSGTTLAVAQKSGRRWVGMDSSGFSLIVTRKRLLQAAQQSGGGCISISDPGLKPVEQGESGLELKVSRQEGKGISLQLMNYPCRRFAEILDFMDYIDYWSAGRFRDGTFVSGQCAFRTSKNPDLASTLILPEAGEERGTDLESGRIAVHIIDIYGKQSLILLRETLPESFAENRFLR, encoded by the coding sequence ATGCCACTGCACATCACAGAAAAGCATATCCCGGAGATTTCCGGAAAGGAATCCTGCGGGGAATCCTCCGGATATTTTTATAAATCGGATTCTGCCAGTACTTTACCCTGTCTGCGGAAGGACTGGAAGGGTAAATTTCAGATGATTTATTTGGATCCGCCATTTTTTACAAAGCAGGATTTTTCGTTTGATCAGAGGATAGGAAGGGAAGGGTGGAACGGCAACAGAAAATATCTAATTTCTCTTCCTGCTTATTCCGATCAATGGGAAAACCGGGAAAGCTTTCTTGAGATGCTGCGGCAGGTTTTGATCTGTAGTCAGGAACTGCTGAAACCGGAAGGATCCATTTTCTTGCATCTGGATTACCGATTCAGTTCCTATGCCAGGATTTTGATGGATGAGATCTTCGGAGAGAAAAATATGCTGAATGAGATTATATGGGCGTATCACAGCGGCGGCCGTGCCAGAAAACATTTCAGCCGAAAGCACGATACCATTCTGTTTTATCGAAAATCCGACCGGCATTATTTTGACAGGGAAGCAGTGGGCAGGCCAAGGGGAACGGAAAAGCGAAACAATATGAAACGGCAAACCGATGAGGACGGCCGTGTCTTCTGGTCGGTTCACAGCAACGGCAAAAAGTACTGCTATTATGAAGATTCCCTGGTATATCCCAGTGATGTATGGGATGATATCTCCCATTTGCAGCAAAAGGATCCGGAACGAACCGGATATGCGACCCAAAAACCGGAAGCCTTACTGGAAAGGATGATCCGATCCACCACCCGGCCCGGGGATTGGGTAGGGGATTTTTTTGCCGGCTCCGGCACCACTCTGGCAGTTGCTCAAAAAAGCGGAAGAAGATGGGTCGGTATGGACAGCAGTGGTTTTTCCCTGATTGTCACCCGGAAAAGACTGCTGCAGGCAGCGCAGCAATCCGGAGGGGGATGCATTTCCATAAGCGATCCGGGGTTGAAACCTGTGGAGCAGGGAGAAAGCGGTTTGGAGCTGAAAGTGTCCCGTCAGGAAGGCAAAGGAATTTCATTGCAGCTGATGAATTATCCGTGCAGACGATTTGCCGAAATATTGGATTTTATGGATTATATTGATTACTGGTCGGCAGGAAGGTTCCGGGACGGGACATTTGTTTCCGGGCAATGTGCCTTCCGAACCTCAAAAAATCCGGATCTGGCGTCGACATTGATTCTTCCGGAAGCCGGGGAGGAGAGGGGAACGGACTTGGAGAGCGGAAGGATTGCGGTTCACATCATTGATATTTATGGGAAGCAGTCTTTGATTTTATTGCGGGAGACCCTACCGGAAAGTTTTGCAGAGAACCGGTTTTTGCGATAG
- a CDS encoding S-methyl-5'-thioadenosine phosphorylase has product MNQKADVGVIGGSGLYSLLDHAEEVLVPTPYGAPSDRIALGQVGNKTVAFLPRHGKDHQYPPHKVNYRANLYAMKELGIRKVIATTAAGSLQPDVRPGDFVVCDQFVDRTSGRQDTFFEGPEVVHTSMAYPYCPRLRKLAVEIAESKGLTIHKTGTVVVIQGPRFSTKAESRWFSSMGWEVVSMTQYPEAGLARELGLCYANISLITDYDAGLEGRDDIEPVTNDEVLRVFEENTYKVKDLILTMITRLDTEFRCTCGGNDQ; this is encoded by the coding sequence ATGAATCAGAAAGCAGATGTGGGAGTGATCGGAGGATCCGGCCTTTATTCCTTACTGGATCACGCAGAGGAAGTTCTGGTTCCGACGCCCTATGGCGCACCCAGTGACAGGATTGCCCTGGGTCAGGTGGGAAACAAAACCGTTGCCTTTTTACCCAGACATGGGAAGGATCATCAATATCCGCCCCACAAGGTTAATTACCGCGCAAATCTTTATGCCATGAAGGAACTTGGTATCCGGAAGGTAATCGCCACAACGGCGGCAGGAAGCCTTCAGCCGGATGTCAGGCCGGGAGATTTTGTTGTATGTGATCAGTTCGTTGATCGGACCTCTGGGCGGCAGGATACTTTTTTTGAAGGACCGGAGGTCGTTCATACCAGTATGGCCTATCCCTATTGTCCGCGGCTGAGAAAGCTAGCCGTTGAGATTGCAGAAAGCAAGGGACTTACCATACATAAAACGGGAACGGTCGTGGTCATTCAGGGGCCCAGATTCTCCACAAAGGCGGAAAGCCGCTGGTTCAGCAGCATGGGCTGGGAGGTTGTCAGCATGACACAGTATCCGGAGGCAGGACTGGCCAGGGAGCTGGGGCTTTGCTATGCGAACATTTCCCTGATTACGGATTATGATGCCGGCCTGGAGGGAAGGGACGACATCGAACCGGTAACAAACGACGAAGTGCTGCGGGTCTTTGAAGAAAACACGTACAAGGTAAAGGATCTGATCCTGACCATGATTACCCGGCTGGATACGGAGTTTCGCTGCACATGTGGAGGGAATGACCAGTGA
- the mtnA gene encoding S-methyl-5-thioribose-1-phosphate isomerase yields MKTLEWKGDRLDLLDQTRLPLHTGIIACTTCQEVAEAIKGMKVRGAPAIGVTAAYGMVLAAGAASMEKEQFFQDLYRSAEELKSTRPTAVNLSWAVDRMVKLAEDHREESVAGLQRILEQGADRMAEEDVRVNRKIGENGQALLSDGDVVLTHCNAGALATVDYGTALGVIRAACEHGKGVSVYADETRPYLQGARLTAWELMQSHIPVTLITDNMAGYFMKKGIIDCVIVGADRIASNGDTANKIGTYSVGVLAKENSIPFYVAAPISTIDFSIASGDEITIEEREEREVTMIGETRIAPEGVKVANPAFDVTPASYITAVFTEKEVIFPPFLENLKKLKRSVFFENR; encoded by the coding sequence GTGAAGACATTGGAATGGAAGGGAGACCGTCTGGATTTACTGGATCAGACCCGATTGCCTCTTCATACGGGGATCATTGCGTGTACCACCTGTCAGGAAGTGGCGGAAGCGATAAAAGGAATGAAAGTCCGGGGTGCCCCTGCCATCGGTGTAACTGCTGCATACGGTATGGTACTGGCAGCCGGAGCAGCAAGCATGGAGAAGGAACAATTCTTTCAGGATCTGTACCGGTCGGCAGAGGAATTGAAAAGTACGCGGCCCACCGCGGTAAACCTGTCCTGGGCCGTAGACCGCATGGTAAAACTGGCGGAAGATCATCGGGAGGAATCCGTTGCGGGCCTCCAGAGGATTCTGGAACAGGGAGCAGATCGTATGGCGGAGGAGGATGTCCGGGTCAATCGGAAAATCGGCGAAAATGGACAGGCTCTTCTTTCTGACGGAGACGTGGTGTTGACGCACTGCAATGCCGGCGCACTGGCTACCGTGGATTACGGGACGGCTTTGGGGGTGATCCGCGCAGCCTGTGAACACGGGAAAGGGGTATCGGTCTATGCAGATGAGACAAGGCCGTATCTGCAGGGCGCGAGATTAACCGCCTGGGAGCTGATGCAATCCCATATTCCGGTTACTTTGATTACCGATAATATGGCGGGCTATTTTATGAAAAAGGGAATAATCGACTGCGTTATCGTAGGCGCGGACCGGATTGCTTCAAATGGTGATACCGCCAATAAGATAGGTACTTACAGTGTCGGGGTTCTGGCAAAGGAAAACAGCATTCCGTTTTACGTGGCAGCGCCGATTTCCACCATTGATTTCTCCATTGCGTCCGGCGACGAAATCACAATAGAGGAGAGGGAGGAACGGGAGGTAACCATGATTGGCGAAACCAGAATTGCTCCTGAGGGGGTAAAAGTTGCGAATCCGGCATTTGATGTCACTCCTGCTTCTTATATCACTGCTGTTTTTACCGAAAAAGAAGTGATTTTTCCGCCATTTTTGGAGAACCTGAAAAAGTTGAAGCGTTCTGTCTTTTTTGAAAATAGATAA